One segment of Thermosynechococcus sp. HN-54 DNA contains the following:
- the cobA gene encoding uroporphyrinogen-III C-methyltransferase produces MNSPQLIGKVYLVGAGPGDVGLLTVRAKTLLEWADVVLYDALISPEILDLINPQAEKIHVGKRRGNHTLSQTEICHLLIDLAQRHAVIVRLKGGDPFVFGRGGEECLALVEAGITVEVVPGVTSGVAAPAYAHIPLTHRDFSSSVVFVTGHEAAGRYQPRVNWSALATAVDTIVIYMGLHHLGEIVPQLLAGGRSPQTPLAFIESGTTPQQRVVVTTLERAIATYDEAQIQTPALIVIGEVIHLRSQLMGSLHQI; encoded by the coding sequence ATGAATTCACCGCAATTGATTGGCAAAGTATATTTAGTGGGTGCAGGCCCCGGGGATGTGGGGCTACTGACGGTGCGTGCCAAGACGCTGCTGGAGTGGGCAGATGTGGTGCTCTACGATGCTCTGATTAGTCCCGAAATTCTCGACTTGATTAACCCCCAAGCGGAAAAGATTCATGTGGGCAAGCGGCGAGGCAACCACACCCTCTCTCAGACTGAGATTTGCCACTTGTTGATTGACCTAGCACAGCGCCATGCAGTAATTGTGCGCCTGAAGGGGGGCGATCCCTTTGTCTTTGGCCGCGGCGGCGAAGAGTGTCTTGCCCTTGTCGAGGCTGGCATTACTGTGGAAGTGGTGCCGGGGGTCACCAGTGGGGTGGCTGCACCTGCCTATGCGCACATTCCCCTCACCCATCGGGATTTTAGTTCTTCGGTGGTTTTTGTCACGGGCCATGAGGCCGCTGGTCGCTATCAACCGCGCGTCAATTGGTCGGCTCTGGCTACGGCGGTGGATACGATTGTGATTTACATGGGACTCCACCATCTGGGGGAAATTGTGCCGCAACTGCTGGCAGGGGGGCGATCGCCCCAGACCCCCTTGGCCTTTATTGAATCAGGGACAACACCGCAACAACGGGTGGTGGTGACAACCCTAGAGCGAGCGATCGCCACCTATGACGAGGCACAGATTCAAACGCCTGCTTTGATTGTCATTGGTGAGGTCATTCACCTGCGCTCCCAGTTAATGGGAAGTCTCCACCAGATCTGA